Within the Oculatellaceae cyanobacterium genome, the region TCCAGCTTCTTTTCAAGGGCAAGTTCTTAAACAAGTAAAACTGAGTAGTAAAGAAAAAGCGATCGCCCTTACCTTTGATGATGGCCCTTGGCCACGCAGCACCTTAAAAATATTAGAAATTCTTAAAAAAGATAATATTAAAGCAACATTCTTTATGGTAGGGCTACCCCTGAAAGAATATCCTCAGATTGCCCAGCAAGTAGTACTAGATGGTCACGCTGTTGCTAATCATACCTGGAGCCATCGTTATCGTCGCATGAGTCCTGCGGATGCTGCTCGTGAAATTGAGGATACAGAGGCACTAATTTACAAGATTACAGGATTAAAACCCGCAATATTTCGTCCGCCTGGTGGTTTAATGAACAACGGAGTAGTTGACTATGCTAAAAAGCATAAATACTTCGTAGCAATGTGGTCGTCAGACTCAAGAGACTATAGCCGCCCATCTGTACCTGGCTTGGTTAAAAATGTACTTAAAGACGCGAAACCAGGCGGTATGGTACTGATGCACGATGGGGGAGGCGATCGCGCTCATACAATTAAAGCATTACCCATAATTATTTCTCAACTGAAAAAGCGCGGTTATAAATTTGTCACCGTACCAGAATTGCTAGATCTACAGGAACAAGAACAACAGGTACTAGCTAAAAAATCTACTGATACCCCAACTACTAATTCCTATACATCTTTAAACACAAAAAAATAGAAAAGTGATCAATTCAAGTGCAAAAATTAATTGTAGATTGAGTATAAATTGTAAATGTTACTTTATCGTCCTGTGGGAGCAAAGGAACTTGAATTAATCGCTCAAGCGGACTTTCGAGCATTTCCTCCTCGGCTTCCTGAACAACCCATTTTTTACCCAGTTCTTAACTTTGAGTATGCAGCGCAAATTGCTGAAAAATGGAATACACGGAGTAATAGTTTTGCTGGCTTTGTAACCAAATTTGAGGTAGAAGACAGCTATGTGAAGCAGTTTGATATTCAAATAGTTGGTAGTAGCATTCATCAAGAGTTGTGGGTACCAGCTACAGAACTCAAAGAATTCAACCTGCATATCATTGGTAAAATTACTATTGAAGCAGCATATTACGGAGAAAAGTTTTTGGGTGAGGTAGACCCTGAAACAAATTTACCCAAAGGAATTAGAGCAACTACAAAGCAGGCTTATTGGGTATAAGTTTTACCTTGAGAATAAAAAATTATTTACTCACACTCTTTCTGTAATTTTTTAACCTCAATTACGCAGATCACATCAAGATCAGGCTATTGTAAACGAGCGAATAAAAAATGGGTGACACCAGCCACCCACAAACAAATTATCCGTTAAAATCCGTTACCCAACCCTTTGCCACTATGCCTTAACAGCAACTTTCTCAGTAGCAGCTTCAGCATTTGCTTCCGGTGAATCAGCCTCAGAAGGTGGTACAACCTGCCAGAATTTAGGTAAATATTCTGACCAATTATCCAAAATCAGCTTCGCTTTCTCACTACCAGAATGTTCTGCATGAGTAGAAATTAATTCCTTTAACTGCTGTTCACCAACTGGCGCTGTAACCCGTTGAATCTTCACAATTTCTGGGTTAACTTTCGCGGCAAAACTATCATCTTCATCTAAGAAATAAGCCAAACCGCCTGTCATTCCAGCGCCAACATTGCGACCAACATTTCCCAAAACAACAATCACGCCACCTGTCATATACTCGCAACAATGGTCGCCAGCACCTTCAATTACTGCTTGACCTTTAGAGTTACGGACGGCAAATCGCTCACCCGCTTTACCATTAGCAAACAAAGTGCCGCCAGTAGCGCCATACAAGCAAGTATTACCAACAATTACCTGCTCTGATGCCTGATAAGTAGCGTCTGCGGGTGGTTTAATAATAATTTCGCCACCGTGCATCCCCTTACCTACATAATCATTAGCTTCACCCTCTAACTTCAGGGTCATTCTAGGTAAGTTAAATGCGCCAAAACTTTGACCAGCACTTCCTGTGAAATTGAGGATAATTTGCCCCTCAAAGCCACTATTACCATGCACAGATGCGATCGCACCAGCTACCCTTGCACCCACACTGCGATCCGTATTGACAATCGCGATCGTCTTAGCAACACTACCATGTTCGCGGATGGCAGCTTGAATTTGTGGATCGTTTAATATTTGGTCATCCAAAACTGCACCATTGCTATGTACAGCTTCATGATTCAACCAAGAACGATCATCCCGTGTATCTGGCAACTTAGTAATACAATCCAAGTTTAAAGATTGAGTTTTTGCCAGTTGCTTGTCTGCGCGTACCGTTAATAAGTCAGCACGACCAACAATTTCATTTAATGAACGGTATCCCAGATGCGCTAACAAACTCCGCACTTCTTCCGCAACAAAGTAGAAGAAATTAACAACGTGTTCTGGAATACCACTAAACCGCTTCCGCAAATCTTCCCGTTGA harbors:
- a CDS encoding polysaccharide deacetylase family protein, with the translated sequence MFFKVGKKFSDWGLALAVTSVGVLGLFILYWQLSNDRAVTTQDQLNISQQKNRKYNLPDKDIIPKSSDRGEQQEPSPTLKQSIKPTNQSLSKVIGQWEQTARTEILNVLIPASFQGQVLKQVKLSSKEKAIALTFDDGPWPRSTLKILEILKKDNIKATFFMVGLPLKEYPQIAQQVVLDGHAVANHTWSHRYRRMSPADAAREIEDTEALIYKITGLKPAIFRPPGGLMNNGVVDYAKKHKYFVAMWSSDSRDYSRPSVPGLVKNVLKDAKPGGMVLMHDGGGDRAHTIKALPIIISQLKKRGYKFVTVPELLDLQEQEQQVLAKKSTDTPTTNSYTSLNTKK